A genomic window from Nitrospirota bacterium includes:
- the nuoG gene encoding NADH-quinone oxidoreductase subunit NuoG — protein MIKVTIDGRDVELENPVTVLEAAKQAGIIIPTLCYFEGLTPFGGCRLCLVEVEKLPKLQTSCTLMTADGMVVRTETEQIKAARRSILEFLLINHPLDCPFCDKAGECDLQDLVARYGPEAGRFAEGKRRHPESFDDPIIVRNMERCVLCTRCVRMCNDLQASYSISVTGRGSHSFVEPFSGGKYNCEYCGNCLTVCPVGAIMSRLHRHTYRPWFVEKEIETVCGFCGVGCSMVLQMRENSIIRAIPRTEVGFNKGLLCVRGRFGYESIESEEQLTTPLMRVDGDLKQVSWEEAITFIARRLKEIKETFGGKAIGAVASGRCTNEDNYMLQKFIRFVIGSNNIDSSARNYYAPAETYLESIFGQGITANLISGIANSDGVLVVGGDPTAINPILGLQIRASWRGGGKVIALGVPGGLKRFVAYELMPTPYSEEIVLSAIVGRLLKGKTFSGENAVVEAKLRSLRMPSDEELSVTGISPEDIARASDDLAGMATPVVVIGPDIIQRERASKNLFLLGAIAYLINARIFLLSERPNYQGVMDMGCLPDFLPGGRPVELEMFRHKIEGALDLKAPSDKGLTFFEMINEAESGGLKALYVMGENPLFNIPDSARVKKALGNLDLLVVQDIHLTETAEIADVVLPATAWPEKEGTFTNLERRVQRVRKARRGKLASYGRDDWKIIADIAERFGMTKKYRRVEDVWEEIMHVSALHTGLGYEDIADGKAVWPYSGEPLRGMEGDFSVEGLEDLPRVQDSEKPYLMIEKPLYHSGTFSRRSSALLSIYPEPCLMINPLLSERLGLAEGERARISNKRGVLELKVKLNKDVPDGQVLLSNTFEGFGAMSLIGFSIDSAIGSLYIRDNSVRVEKVLV, from the coding sequence ATGATTAAGGTAACCATAGACGGAAGAGATGTTGAGCTTGAAAACCCTGTGACTGTCCTTGAGGCGGCAAAACAGGCGGGTATCATCATACCAACGCTCTGTTACTTTGAGGGACTTACACCATTTGGCGGTTGCAGGCTCTGCCTTGTGGAGGTAGAGAAGCTTCCCAAACTGCAGACTTCATGCACCCTTATGACGGCAGACGGGATGGTGGTCAGGACAGAGACTGAGCAGATTAAGGCTGCAAGACGCTCGATACTCGAATTTCTGCTCATCAACCACCCCCTTGACTGTCCCTTTTGCGACAAGGCAGGGGAGTGCGATCTGCAGGACCTTGTTGCACGCTACGGGCCTGAGGCAGGCCGCTTTGCCGAGGGCAAGAGACGGCATCCGGAGAGTTTTGATGACCCGATTATTGTGAGGAATATGGAGAGGTGTGTGCTCTGTACGCGATGTGTAAGGATGTGCAACGACCTTCAGGCCTCATATTCCATTTCAGTGACAGGAAGGGGCAGCCATTCATTTGTAGAACCCTTCTCCGGTGGTAAATACAACTGTGAATATTGCGGCAACTGCCTCACGGTATGTCCTGTTGGTGCGATAATGTCAAGGCTCCACAGGCACACTTACAGACCCTGGTTTGTTGAGAAGGAGATAGAGACCGTATGTGGTTTCTGCGGGGTAGGTTGTTCCATGGTTCTGCAAATGAGGGAGAATTCCATAATAAGGGCCATACCGAGGACGGAGGTAGGGTTCAACAAAGGTCTCTTGTGTGTAAGGGGTCGATTCGGTTATGAAAGTATTGAAAGTGAAGAGCAGCTTACAACCCCCCTTATGAGGGTGGATGGAGACCTGAAGCAGGTAAGCTGGGAAGAGGCGATTACCTTTATAGCAAGACGTCTTAAAGAGATAAAGGAGACTTTTGGTGGGAAGGCAATCGGTGCTGTTGCATCGGGAAGATGCACAAATGAAGATAATTACATGCTGCAGAAATTTATCAGGTTTGTCATTGGTTCAAACAACATTGACTCCTCTGCGAGGAATTATTATGCCCCGGCAGAGACCTATCTTGAGAGTATATTCGGCCAGGGAATTACGGCAAACCTTATCTCCGGGATAGCCAATTCAGATGGTGTCCTTGTTGTTGGTGGCGATCCCACGGCGATAAATCCAATACTCGGGCTTCAGATAAGGGCTTCGTGGAGAGGTGGCGGTAAGGTTATAGCCCTTGGCGTCCCTGGAGGGTTAAAGAGGTTTGTAGCTTACGAATTGATGCCCACGCCATATTCAGAGGAGATTGTGCTCTCAGCCATTGTGGGCAGACTCCTGAAAGGCAAGACGTTCAGTGGTGAAAATGCGGTAGTAGAGGCCAAACTCAGGAGCCTCAGAATGCCTTCGGATGAGGAGCTGAGTGTGACCGGCATATCACCTGAAGATATTGCGAGGGCTTCTGATGACCTTGCAGGGATGGCAACTCCTGTTGTAGTTATAGGTCCTGATATCATACAGAGGGAAAGGGCATCCAAAAACCTCTTCCTTCTTGGAGCGATAGCCTATCTGATAAATGCGAGGATTTTCCTCCTTTCCGAGAGACCGAATTACCAGGGTGTGATGGATATGGGGTGTCTGCCGGATTTCCTTCCGGGTGGAAGGCCTGTTGAGCTTGAGATGTTCAGGCACAAGATAGAAGGTGCACTGGATTTGAAGGCCCCGTCGGATAAGGGATTGACCTTTTTTGAGATGATAAATGAGGCGGAATCAGGGGGGCTGAAGGCACTCTATGTTATGGGTGAAAATCCCCTCTTTAATATTCCCGACAGTGCAAGGGTGAAGAAGGCCCTTGGAAACCTGGACCTGCTTGTGGTCCAGGATATTCACCTTACGGAGACTGCCGAGATTGCGGATGTGGTTTTGCCTGCAACGGCCTGGCCTGAAAAAGAGGGGACATTTACAAACCTTGAAAGACGGGTGCAGAGGGTCAGGAAGGCCAGAAGAGGCAAGCTGGCATCATATGGCAGAGATGACTGGAAGATTATTGCAGATATCGCAGAGAGATTCGGAATGACGAAGAAATACCGCAGGGTGGAGGATGTGTGGGAGGAGATAATGCATGTCTCGGCCCTGCACACCGGGCTCGGTTACGAGGATATCGCAGACGGAAAGGCCGTTTGGCCCTATTCCGGCGAGCCCCTGAGGGGGATGGAAGGTGATTTTTCAGTAGAGGGGCTTGAGGATCTGCCCCGTGTCCAGGATTCCGAAAAGCCTTATTTAATGATAGAGAAACCATTGTATCACTCTGGTACATTTAGCCGGAGGTCCAGTGCCCTGCTCAGTATTTATCCGGAGCCTTGTTTAATGATAAACCCCTTGCTGTCAGAGAGGCTTGGACTTGCAGAGGGTGAGAGGGCAAGGATAAGCAATAAACGGGGTGTGCTTGAGCTGAAGGTGAAATTAAATAAAGATGTGCCTGATGGTCAAGTGCTGCTTTCCAATACCTTTGAGGGATTCGGGGCTATGAGTTTGATTGGGTTCTCGATAGATTCAGCTATCGGGTCTCTGTACATCAGGGATAATTCCGTGAGGGTGGAGAAGGTGCTGGTATGA
- the nuoH gene encoding NADH-quinone oxidoreductase subunit NuoH: MSVFEFLMQPGSFDIILNIGAIVLKIVIVVAVAMFHVAYATYFERKVIGHMQVRMGPMEVGPHGLLQPIADMLKLFFKEDIIPANADKPVFYLAPVISLTAALSSLAVIPFFDGFVIANINIGLLFILAVSSVGTYGIILAGWASSSKYSFLGSLRSAAQVISYEVAMGLSLVGVIMMAGSLNLTDIVRAQADYPTGMFAVPQILGFFVFIVAAGAETNRSPFDLPEAENELVAGYFVEYSGMRFALFYAAEYIGMMIMGSLAVTCFLGGWTIPHFITRVLPFLEHVPGIVWFLLKLYFTIFFYYWIRATLPRYRYDQLMGIGWKLLIPLALLNILITGIIKIAI, encoded by the coding sequence ATGAGTGTCTTTGAGTTTTTGATGCAGCCGGGGAGCTTTGATATCATATTGAATATAGGGGCTATTGTCCTCAAGATAGTTATTGTTGTTGCCGTGGCCATGTTTCACGTTGCATATGCAACCTATTTTGAGCGCAAGGTGATAGGGCATATGCAGGTGCGGATGGGACCGATGGAGGTGGGGCCACACGGACTGCTGCAGCCTATTGCAGACATGCTCAAGCTCTTCTTCAAGGAGGATATCATCCCCGCAAATGCGGACAAGCCGGTCTTTTATCTGGCACCCGTAATATCACTGACAGCTGCACTGTCATCACTTGCAGTCATCCCCTTTTTTGACGGTTTTGTTATAGCCAATATAAACATCGGGCTCTTGTTTATACTTGCCGTTTCATCGGTGGGGACATATGGAATAATCCTTGCCGGGTGGGCATCTTCTTCAAAATACTCCTTTCTTGGCAGTCTCAGGTCCGCTGCCCAGGTTATCAGTTATGAGGTGGCAATGGGGCTTAGCCTTGTGGGTGTGATAATGATGGCAGGCTCACTGAACCTTACAGATATTGTTCGCGCTCAGGCCGACTATCCCACAGGCATGTTTGCAGTTCCCCAGATACTCGGATTCTTTGTGTTTATTGTCGCAGCGGGAGCAGAGACAAACAGGTCTCCTTTTGATCTCCCGGAGGCGGAGAATGAGCTTGTGGCAGGCTATTTTGTGGAATACAGCGGTATGAGGTTTGCCCTCTTTTATGCTGCAGAATATATAGGAATGATGATAATGGGCTCTCTTGCCGTTACATGCTTTCTTGGTGGCTGGACGATTCCACATTTTATTACAAGGGTGCTTCCGTTCCTCGAACATGTTCCCGGAATTGTCTGGTTTCTGCTGAAGCTCTATTTTACCATCTTCTTTTATTACTGGATAAGGGCCACTCTGCCGAGGTACAGGTATGACCAGCTTATGGGCATAGGATGGAAGCTGCTGATTCCGCTTGCACTGCTGAATATACTGATAACAGGGATAATAAAGATAGCTATTTAA
- a CDS encoding NADH-quinone oxidoreductase subunit I, whose translation MTLKELIRKVFFVEIVKGMALTLSRFFTKPVTRRYPKEKRSIAIGFRGLHALVRNPATGDAKCVGCGLCAAICPSRCINVYTSEGSEHQKVVDRYEVEVLRCVFCALCVEACPYGAIALTPHYEYADYSRDAIYMTKERLLENWDKYMGEDGARYFDTFWNPKDAHYKTPKGQAMFKGRIIGGFSG comes from the coding sequence ATGACGTTGAAGGAGCTGATAAGAAAGGTCTTTTTTGTTGAGATAGTCAAGGGTATGGCCCTGACCCTCAGCAGGTTTTTTACAAAACCTGTTACAAGGAGGTATCCCAAGGAGAAGAGATCGATAGCCATAGGGTTCAGGGGGCTCCATGCGCTTGTGCGTAACCCGGCAACAGGTGATGCAAAATGTGTGGGTTGTGGACTCTGTGCAGCGATATGCCCCTCGAGATGCATCAATGTCTATACCTCGGAGGGCTCAGAACATCAGAAGGTGGTGGACAGATATGAGGTAGAAGTCCTCAGGTGTGTTTTTTGTGCCTTATGTGTTGAGGCATGCCCCTATGGGGCTATAGCCCTGACTCCCCATTATGAGTATGCAGACTACAGCAGGGATGCTATTTACATGACAAAAGAGAGACTCCTTGAAAACTGGGATAAATATATGGGTGAAGACGGGGCCCGGTATTTTGACACTTTCTGGAACCCCAAGGATGCCCATTATAAAACACCTAAAGGTCAGGCGATGTTTAAGGGAAGAATAATAGGAGGCTTCAGTGGTTGA
- a CDS encoding NADH-quinone oxidoreductase subunit J, which produces MVEWFFGYLAGAVILLSLLVVLSRNPVHSVLWMLLMFLHVAGLYLLLNAEFLAATQVIVYAGAILVLFLFVVMLLNLKEELRVKQFTGGWPVRLLIAAGILIVLKKGFEGFKVGFKGPWSIEAIEKATHTKALGSVLFTEYVLPFEIASLILLVAIIGAVFLAKKRAQDVTGGK; this is translated from the coding sequence GTGGTTGAGTGGTTTTTTGGATACCTTGCAGGAGCTGTCATCCTTCTGTCCCTCCTTGTTGTCTTAAGCCGGAATCCCGTGCATAGCGTGTTATGGATGCTCCTGATGTTTCTGCACGTGGCAGGACTTTATCTGCTGCTCAATGCAGAGTTCCTGGCTGCCACTCAGGTGATTGTTTATGCAGGGGCCATACTGGTCCTATTCCTCTTTGTCGTTATGCTGCTGAACCTGAAAGAGGAGTTGAGGGTTAAGCAGTTTACAGGCGGGTGGCCTGTCAGGCTTTTAATTGCAGCAGGCATTCTGATTGTCCTGAAGAAGGGGTTTGAGGGATTCAAGGTTGGGTTTAAGGGGCCCTGGAGTATTGAGGCTATTGAGAAGGCAACACATACAAAGGCGCTTGGGAGTGTGCTTTTTACAGAGTATGTGCTGCCTTTCGAGATTGCCTCTCTGATCCTCCTTGTAGCAATAATAGGTGCTGTGTTTCTTGCAAAGAAGCGCGCTCAGGATGTGACCGGCGGGAAGTAA
- the nuoK gene encoding NADH-quinone oxidoreductase subunit NuoK, with translation MVPLYWYLWLGSVVFAIGVFGFLARRNIIIMFLSIELMLNGVNISLVALSHYMQDLRGQILVFFVIAVAAAEAAIGLAIIIAMFRNKATLHADEIAEMKG, from the coding sequence ATGGTGCCTTTATACTGGTATCTATGGCTTGGCAGTGTGGTCTTTGCAATAGGTGTGTTCGGTTTTCTTGCAAGGCGTAATATCATAATCATGTTTTTATCCATAGAATTGATGCTGAATGGTGTAAATATATCCCTTGTTGCCCTGAGTCATTACATGCAGGACCTCAGAGGCCAGATACTCGTCTTCTTTGTAATAGCCGTTGCCGCTGCAGAGGCAGCTATTGGACTGGCCATTATAATCGCCATGTTCAGAAACAAGGCCACCCTGCATGCGGATGAAATCGCGGAGATGAAGGGATGA
- the nuoL gene encoding NADH-quinone oxidoreductase subunit L has product MQYYLLIPLMPLGAFFFNLLLGKKIVRRQAHWPSTLAVAGSLVVSVMVLLDVLSGKTLNEDLYVWIVSGNFKVSIGFLIDQLTVVMLIVVTSVSFLVHVYSIGYMQEDPGYYRFYAYLSLFTFSMLMLVTANNFLQLYFGWEAVGLCSYLLIGFWYEKKSASNAGKKAFIVNRFGDFGFGLGVIMVFLTFGTLAYIPVFEGAGSMAAQSINILGMQINLITLIALLLFCGAVGKSAQIPLHVWLPDAMEGPTPVSALIHAATMVTAGVFMVARLNPIFSLSPVALGVVAVVGAITALFAATIALVQNDIKRVIAYSTISQLGYMFIACGVGAYGAGIFHLYTHAFFKALLFLCAGSVMHAMGGEVNMQKMGGLKKYMPVTYVAMLLASLSISGIPPFAGFFSKDEILWMAYNGGSVGRIVWALGTLAAVLTAFYSFRLIYLTFHGEFRGTEEQKHHLHESPATMTVPLIILSIGAIAAGWIGIPPIISSITGGEYANWFAEFMKPVLGHPEIEASHSTEAMVMTFSVAIAVVGIAVAWLFYIKRREIPVSLARRYGLVYKLLYNKYYVDEIYNLIVVRPTMLFSKYVLVGLTDGVIIEGIVNGVPALINWFGAKVRRIQNGLLQGYGTMMALGLFLILAIAFIVIIK; this is encoded by the coding sequence ATGCAATATTACTTACTGATACCTTTAATGCCGCTCGGGGCCTTTTTCTTTAACCTGCTGCTCGGTAAGAAAATAGTAAGGAGGCAGGCACACTGGCCGTCAACACTTGCTGTAGCAGGCTCCCTTGTGGTCTCTGTAATGGTTCTCCTGGATGTCCTCTCTGGCAAGACCCTCAATGAGGACCTGTATGTCTGGATAGTCTCCGGAAACTTTAAGGTATCCATAGGTTTTCTGATTGATCAGCTGACGGTGGTCATGCTTATAGTGGTTACATCCGTCAGTTTTCTCGTCCATGTTTATTCAATTGGGTATATGCAGGAAGACCCTGGTTATTACAGGTTCTATGCATACCTGAGCCTCTTTACCTTTTCCATGCTCATGCTTGTGACGGCAAACAATTTTCTCCAGTTATATTTTGGCTGGGAGGCAGTCGGGCTCTGTTCGTATCTCTTGATAGGGTTTTGGTATGAGAAGAAATCAGCCTCAAATGCGGGAAAGAAGGCATTTATTGTCAACAGGTTTGGTGACTTTGGTTTTGGCCTTGGTGTTATCATGGTCTTTCTTACCTTTGGCACCCTTGCTTACATCCCTGTATTTGAAGGTGCAGGAAGCATGGCAGCCCAATCCATAAATATCCTCGGCATGCAGATTAATCTCATAACCCTGATTGCCCTCCTGCTCTTCTGTGGGGCAGTAGGCAAGTCTGCACAGATTCCGCTTCATGTCTGGCTGCCTGATGCCATGGAAGGCCCCACCCCTGTCAGTGCACTTATCCATGCTGCTACAATGGTCACGGCAGGTGTCTTTATGGTGGCGAGGCTCAATCCCATCTTCAGTCTCTCTCCTGTTGCCTTGGGTGTTGTTGCCGTGGTTGGGGCTATAACTGCCCTGTTTGCAGCAACCATAGCCCTTGTTCAGAATGATATAAAGCGGGTGATAGCATACTCCACCATAAGCCAGCTCGGATATATGTTCATAGCCTGTGGTGTCGGTGCCTATGGTGCAGGTATCTTCCATCTCTATACACATGCCTTTTTCAAGGCCCTGCTCTTCCTCTGTGCAGGCAGCGTTATGCATGCCATGGGAGGAGAGGTTAACATGCAGAAGATGGGAGGCCTTAAAAAATATATGCCTGTAACTTATGTTGCCATGCTGCTTGCCTCTTTGAGTATCTCGGGAATCCCTCCGTTTGCCGGATTTTTCAGCAAGGATGAGATACTATGGATGGCATATAACGGAGGAAGTGTTGGGAGGATTGTCTGGGCCCTCGGTACACTGGCTGCTGTGCTTACGGCGTTTTACTCGTTCAGGCTTATATACCTTACCTTTCATGGAGAATTCAGGGGGACGGAGGAACAGAAACACCACCTGCATGAGTCTCCAGCTACGATGACAGTACCGCTGATCATACTCAGCATTGGTGCAATTGCAGCGGGCTGGATAGGTATCCCCCCGATTATATCGTCAATCACGGGGGGTGAATACGCAAACTGGTTTGCGGAGTTTATGAAACCGGTTCTGGGACATCCCGAGATAGAGGCGTCTCACTCAACAGAGGCCATGGTAATGACATTTTCCGTAGCTATAGCCGTGGTTGGCATAGCTGTTGCGTGGCTCTTTTATATAAAAAGGCGGGAAATACCGGTAAGCCTTGCGCGGAGATATGGCCTTGTATATAAATTGTTATATAACAAGTACTATGTGGATGAGATATATAACCTGATCGTGGTGCGTCCAACCATGTTGTTCTCAAAATATGTGCTGGTCGGACTGACTGACGGTGTCATCATTGAAGGGATAGTAAACGGGGTGCCGGCGCTTATTAACTGGTTTGGGGCAAAGGTCAGAAGGATTCAGAATGGTCTGCTGCAGGGTTATGGTACAATGATGGCCCTCGGGTTATTTCTGATATTGGCAATAGCCTTTATAGTTATCATTAAATAG
- a CDS encoding NADH-quinone oxidoreductase subunit M, translated as MEIGYPVLSTLIFLPVFGGLLMLLIGRNQEGVVKWTALIFSTLTLVLSLPLFTEFDKTTYMMQFVERKSWIPDWGVEYYVGVDGISVLFVLLSALITILCVLISWNSIKIKVKEFYVSLLLIEGAMIGVFCSLDFFLFYIFWEAMLIPMFLIIGVWGGPRRVYAAIKFFLFTLVGSIFMLIGIIVLYLKGGTFNILELSQMALPFNLQFWLFWAFFAAFAVKVPMFPFHTWLPDAHTEAPTAGSVILAAILIKMGAYGFLRFSLPLFPDAARAMTPVMLGLSVVAIIYGGLVCFAQTDLKRLIAYSSVSHMGFVTLGIFTLNSQGMEGGILYMINHGIITGALFLCVGIVYDRTHSREIVDYGGLASVMPVYAGFFMLFTLASIGLPGLNGFISEFLVILGGFKAKKLVGVLAATGIIIGAGYMLWLYQRVFFNEVNENIARIEPMGLREALPLLSLSVFVFWIGIYPDTFLSFMHVSVNHLLERVNYGVSDTMMAIKGLTGGY; from the coding sequence ATGGAAATAGGATACCCGGTGCTTTCAACGCTTATTTTCCTGCCGGTTTTTGGTGGACTGCTCATGCTCCTTATAGGAAGGAATCAGGAGGGTGTTGTGAAGTGGACTGCGCTGATCTTCAGCACCCTTACCCTGGTGCTCTCACTCCCACTCTTTACGGAATTCGACAAGACAACATATATGATGCAGTTCGTGGAACGTAAGTCCTGGATACCTGACTGGGGTGTGGAATATTATGTTGGTGTTGACGGAATAAGCGTCCTCTTTGTCCTTCTGAGTGCCCTGATCACGATCCTCTGTGTCCTTATCTCGTGGAACTCGATCAAGATAAAGGTAAAGGAATTCTATGTCTCCCTTCTGTTGATTGAAGGTGCCATGATCGGGGTCTTCTGCTCCCTTGATTTCTTTCTCTTTTACATCTTCTGGGAGGCGATGCTGATCCCCATGTTTCTCATAATCGGGGTATGGGGAGGTCCGAGGAGGGTCTATGCAGCGATAAAATTCTTCCTTTTCACTCTGGTGGGAAGTATCTTTATGCTTATCGGTATTATCGTCCTCTATCTCAAGGGAGGGACGTTTAATATCCTTGAACTCTCGCAGATGGCGTTGCCTTTTAACCTGCAGTTTTGGCTCTTCTGGGCATTTTTTGCCGCGTTTGCCGTTAAGGTTCCCATGTTTCCCTTTCATACATGGCTGCCTGATGCCCATACCGAGGCCCCGACTGCTGGAAGTGTGATACTTGCAGCAATCCTCATAAAGATGGGAGCGTATGGTTTTTTAAGATTCTCCCTTCCCCTCTTTCCCGATGCAGCAAGGGCAATGACACCAGTGATGCTTGGTCTCTCGGTAGTTGCCATTATTTACGGCGGGCTCGTCTGTTTTGCACAGACTGACCTGAAGAGGTTAATTGCCTACAGCTCTGTCAGTCATATGGGTTTTGTAACCCTTGGTATCTTTACCCTCAACTCCCAGGGCATGGAAGGAGGGATACTCTATATGATAAACCACGGGATTATAACCGGGGCGCTCTTCCTCTGTGTCGGGATAGTCTATGACCGGACCCACTCAAGGGAGATAGTGGACTATGGAGGGCTTGCCAGTGTTATGCCAGTGTATGCCGGATTTTTTATGCTCTTTACTCTTGCCTCGATAGGGCTTCCGGGTCTTAATGGTTTTATCAGTGAGTTTCTGGTCATCCTTGGAGGATTTAAGGCGAAAAAGCTTGTTGGTGTCCTTGCAGCCACGGGCATTATAATTGGTGCCGGATACATGCTCTGGCTATATCAGAGGGTCTTTTTCAATGAAGTAAATGAAAATATAGCCCGGATTGAGCCAATGGGACTGAGGGAGGCTCTGCCCCTTCTGTCTCTATCGGTTTTTGTGTTCTGGATCGGTATTTATCCCGATACATTCCTGAGCTTTATGCATGTGAGTGTAAATCATCTGCTCGAGAGAGTCAATTATGGTGTATCAGATACCATGATGGCGATCAAGGGCCTGACCGGAGGTTATTGA